Proteins encoded within one genomic window of Humulus lupulus chromosome 1, drHumLupu1.1, whole genome shotgun sequence:
- the LOC133826127 gene encoding proline-rich receptor-like protein kinase PERK8 — protein sequence MTIREPSSTPRTAATPAPLGKGKQKASEHPKPTLESLNENGMPAKKAFDLYTNPASNKKSSQCHPGEGCSDLSAKRARMEDPPAPTPTKETTPPSTPVNQNPPAPVDQTPPAAPANITPPVSTDQTPSGHPEKAPGEALTNAGVLTMSSGWWSSRALVAQFEKRVNDQLSMVEENHVEHLKTIEAKHTEQLKEVEAKHAEALEIAEAKLVALEEELKKKEASITKSTALKSCTRRHR from the exons ATGActatcagggaaccttccagcaccccgcgaACAGCTGCTACCCCTGCTCCACTAGGAAAGGGAAAGCAGAAGGCTTCTGAGCATCCCAAGCCTACTCTAGAGTCTTTgaatgagaacg GCATGCCTGCCAAGAAAGCCTTCGACCTGTACACCAATCCTGCGAGCAACAAAAAATCTAGTCAGTGCCATCCTGGGGAGGGCTGCAGCGACCTTTCTGCAAAGAGGGCTCGAATGGAAGACCCTCCAGCACCAACTCCTACCAAAGAGACGACTCCTCCCTCAACTCCTGTTAATCAAAATCCACCAGCTCCAGTCGACCAGACTCCTCCTGCAGCTCCTGCTAACATAACTCCTCCAGTTTCCACTGACCAGACACCTTCTGGTCATCCAGAAAAAGCTCCAGGAGAAGCTCTTACGAATGCG GGAGTTCTCACCATGAGCTCTGGTTGGTGGAGCTCGAGAGCACTGGTTGCTCAGTTCGAAAAGAGAGTTAACGATCAGCTCAGCATGGTTGAGGAAAATCATGTCGAGCATCTCAAAACAATCGAGGCTAAGCACACCGAGCAGCTCAAGGAGGTTGAGGCGAAGCATGCTGAGGCGTTGGAAATAGCTGAGGCCAAACTTGTCGCACTCGAGGAGGAGCTGAAGAAGAAAGAAGCATCAATTACTAAGAGTACTGCTCTAAAGAGTTGTACAAGGAGGCATCGTTGA